The genomic region gagaaatatattttctttttttcatgacaatattttttatacatgcagctgaatattttaaacagcaaaatttttttaaataaaattgatttggTATAGATAAatgcaacaaaaattattcagagATTTATCATAAgcatatgaaattaaaaataaaaaataaaattgagtaagtttatcataatattttgtcataGGTAGTGATATTAATAGTACAAGAAGTGCGTGACGCGCACGTTAGCTTCTTATTACAATCATTGGTAAATGTGTCTAAGTGCTACCCCAGCAGAAGctcaactttttaaataaatataaacaaaactattataaaaatgaaatgtaaaaGAGTTTTTAGGAAGGgctaaatcttttttaaaaagttataaataaaaaaagtttcaattattatacgtatctTTCACACATTATATGAAACCCATATGGAACTGCATAATGATCCAACAGAATACagaaaatgattatttgtgGCTATaaggtaaaaattataaagacgaaaaagtttttcaatatGTTTTTCGGATATGGattgaattaaaagttttacattaaaactCCCACGCAGTACTATCAGCCTTTGTAGTTTCCACATTctcaagttttattatatttatttatatatggagCGAGGCTCTGTCTCCTTGTGCATTCCCACCTGCACGTACTTTTCTAGCATATGTATACtttctatgtatatactaGAAAGtacatgttgaaaaaaaacattcaagTGGGACAGAGTGCACAGAGGGACGGGGCAAAGCTCTCCCATGCCCTcccacataaataaatataacaaaacttgagagtGTGAAAGCTACCAAGGCTGATAGTACTGCgtggaagtttcaatgtaaaatctcAATTCAATCCATGcccgaaaaatatattgagaaactcttttatttataatttttaccttATAACCACATATAATCATTTTCCCCTATTTTGTTGGACCATTATACTATTCCACAtgcattttcaatatatataatatgcgttCAGTAATGTGTTTTCAATACATAGCAAGATACGTATAATAactaaaagtttttttgtttataactttttaataaacaacgaatGACGCTTAAAATCTTTTGAACGTTACTTAGGGCtctgaccttgacaacatatgtcaaggtaaACGTAATTAGCACGGGCTCTGTTATTTCAAACTTTGAACTTTCTTtacttataactttttaaaaaagactCGTTCCTTCCTAAAAtcttttctacattttatttttataataattttgtttataattatcaaaaaagatTGAGTTTCCGCTGGGGTAGTACTTATGCATGTTTACCCGATccttaacataatattgatagtttatatttttatctaatctaacatatcaataatttatgataattttatataaattttataaactttacaaaatattataaatgataaaaattgattataatgtCAAGCAATGTTATATGTAACGcgatcaaatatatataatgctataaaaaaatattttttatgctgtaaaaaaaagataagaaaagatttaagtatatttttaaatagaaaaatcaaaaagagacatgaagaaagaaagacaaatGTTGTATGTCAAAATTTGAGGCAATACTATTTTcgcattctaaataaagagatCAATGCACATAACAATGTGAAATTAACTTTCggaattatgatataaattatgatacagTTAACTATATTGATCCCTTTAATTtactataacattttttatgacaCGTTTTGACGGCATTAAGGATCGGCTTCATCACATGAATTCTTCGCACGATAGTTTGCTTGCACATAAGGACTAATCTTTTCCTGCAGGGGCATCACTCCTGACATGGTGGTGGTGCAGGTGCGTGAAGCTGAGCTATGGCAACCACTGCGTGTTGaatttctagaaaataaaTCGCGATTCTGGCAACCAAATCGCTTCAGCAGCAGTCGCTTGATCTTCTTTTTCCATACGAAAATAATGAAGATAATGAGACCTTGCAGGGTATTTGTCAAATCAGTGAGATACCAAACGTATTTAGGCGCGCTCTTGAATAGCCATGACACTATTTCCATAGACCAATTTATGCCCATCACGATAAACAGCTTCAAATACAAATTGAAcctataaatgaatatttcttctgtattttttgtgattatgacgatttattatcattaacattattatatgtctagaatatacatttgtatttctAAGGTCACACTAAAAAATGGATTAAATTGGAACAAGTTTTTTTGCTATAgctaaaaacttttaaaacattaattcgaacaattaatttttacattaataaagacaataaaaatttcaaaaaattgtaactatcatatttttagatattttgaaacagtgataaattaattttaaagtttcaatcctaaaaaataatagatcaAAAAATTCGgtcaaatttttctcattcctTTAGCAGTCGaattaacaattttgtaataaaattaaaacttattacaagtataatacattacaaatatataagtttcatAATGCAGCCTTTTCCCAATTGACagactgttaaaaaaaaaataagtccAAAAGGATTTCAAACTCAGCAAGAATTAtgtcacaaaaaaaaacaaaattaaaaaactcaaattcaattaaaaatagaattaaaaagtaaaatactatatatagtatgtgtagtatgtatgtatacagaaaataacacatttttatttttaatttctattgatTTTAAGAGTTGTGTAGAATAAACTTTCCATTTGGAATCACAAAATCATGGCAGTGGTCATAAGCTAGGTACCGAATAAATTTAGTTGTTAAAGGAACAAAGAACATTGTCTATCGCAATTTGTCCGTACTCTTTCAGATTTaaaacaagagaaagagagaaagaaaataaagaaaacaaagttttttaaagaaatttttaaggtTTCtgatttcttattaattatattaaattaattatatattatattgatacaaaaacgaaaaattatgagtttttcttgcaaaatatatcaaaataaataagttttttaaatatgacttTGTGCTTGGTAATATAGATTAGTAAAATCAAAAActcttttctttattcataaataaaaagctaTCAATCTTGATTAATCATCATAAGAACCATTCTTGATGAAAATATAGAACAAATGCAGATGAGTCAATAtacaatcatttattaatgcgCAGGTAGAACAAAGTcagaataatgttaaaatatgtcaaaatgacaaaaaataaatgatcgaAAAGTGAGTTTTTGTAGTCATATTTTCGTCATTTTGACATCATTTGACGTTACTTTGATATTATCGTGACTTTCTGTTCTACTTGGGTATATTGTGTTCGTAATTACTAAGAATCTTTTCAGAATTTATCACATCTcgctttataatattttatctttagcttttattcttttaacatcttcaatattgttttataactGAAAGTGTCTCAATTTATTGAACTTTCactatttattctttcttaatttctttcaCTTAATGctctttaatgtttaatattatgtaaatgatCGGTTTATGACAAAtgcaagataataaaaaagagttttcggtgtatatattttactaatctATATTATCGAACacgaataattacattaaaaaaacttattcatTTCAATGTATTtcataagaaaaaattcatatgattttttctttctgacgtcataatttaatatgtatcaaTGAGAATACCAGAACCTTATCCAGATagcacacaatatttaaaatatatataaaatatatacaaagtatttataataattatttgaatatttcataattctttgaattatgtattttataaatatttatcaaaatattttatatctttgtaaacTCAATTGAAAAGatcataaagatttattataaataccccagcaaatatttgagaaatatttacaaaaaatattgttacaaatatttttttttttatttaccatacatattaaataaaatatttatataatatttcaaaaaaataaatattaatgaatatttatcataaatagcATATACTGTCTAAGTAAGAAATAtgatttctgttttttttactAAGTAGGAACAtctattttttagttttattcgttttttagtattatagtTTGTCATCTTTTCGAGAATCGCAGATACTCTCAAGAAATTCCGCTCATGCGATCGGAATGGCAGTGATGTGtttgtttttacaaaagaTTTCGCAATTATGAAAGCAAACCTCCGCATGGGAAAATTGCCgtctaaaaataatcattttgaGAACGATTGATATTATACAAAACCGTTTGCAAACGGATATATCTCGTTATTTAgacaaattatcaataataataataccaaAAGAATGTAGCACGAACCATTGTTTATTGTCATCATGACGTCGGCTCTCCGAACTTCTCAGATGATGGGCTGTGTCCTTTTTATGGCGCACAATCTTCAATGCTGTAGAAATGAATAAGCAAATGTTGCAGACAACAGTGATACTCATGGGTCCGTAAAAGTATAGCGCCCTTGCTGCATCCGCTAAAAtaggaaataaatttataatattacattagagatgtaaataataaaatacaaataaaaaaaggaaaacatgtcttattttttccaaagttttgttttttttcaaatattagtatttaacttagctttatattattatattttgattctgGCAAgttaattttccattatttttgaatttttagatGCTAGATTTGGACTGCCACTATTTTAAATGTAGATCGCATTTAAATTGtctatatgtatagttatgtaaTTACTacttttaaagtattaatttacttaaaaaaatcaaaattaaatttaaataaattgtattttattatagatataaaaatttttaattttaaattatacaatttataaggtaaaaaaatatattttagttgttattttaatataataaaaaaattaaagttcttATAggttaatttatcttattttgaaatttaatagattaaaaagattttgtgATATCATACATGACATAATTCTGATCATTTTCAGttagatgtataaaaatttttattatacaatttctaACTGAAAATTACCTGAATCATTTGGTGTTTAATGTAATTTGTCACAAAAGTTCTCATTAAGCCATTAAAATtactgttaaaaaaagataatttaaaaattataaaaactttagttttttatttatattaacaaaaaagtatgcgaagaaaaataataatataaatattaaaaattattattgttctttttatatttaagaaataattaaaaaatcaaatttgtttttttttcaaagaaaaacgatttttctagattttattaaattacattttataaatatgcatatataacatatttttaatttttacaaaaattcttGACCATATatgattacataatatatttttaattatgaaaaagatttaatcatatattgttttaatgaaaTGTCAATATTAACAGAGTTATTTGTTAGTAATATCCACTTACTAGTGAACCAACATCTTACGACACCAAATTCCGGTCGGATAAAGTCCTTTGGCACGCTGGGAACAAAATCCATAATAGCGCAGACAATAGTTAGAATGGAGGCGCTTCCCCATGCGTAGatcgaatatattataaacttctttttttctcgttgtTTCACGCTTCCTTGTAACGAGCGGAATCCTCTATAAAATCacagtttatataatatttagctaGTAACAAGTATAAGACATTTACAATGTAAATATAGggaaaattatgattaaataatacggattttttttacaattttggttaaaaattaatctataaatgGTAACTAATATAGTAGACGTTGCAAAAACATATCtttatcgataattatatttttacctttGAAAGTTTATAAGAGTTATAGCCTTGGTATTTTTAACTctattttatctctctctctctctctctatatatatatatatatatatatatatatatatatatattattacatgtattatctttctctctctctctcttatatatatatatatatatatatatatatatatatttgtagatgttataaacaattatttaaaaaaacgtgGTAATTATTAACCTTAAGGGATGCAGCTCTAATAatcttgaccttgacatatgttgtcaagatcaGCATCCTGTATTCACCAAGTaattttagccgtcgctcgttatttattaaaaagttataaacaaaaaaagtttcacgAATTATACGTAATTTTCGAACATTATACCTATACATTGATTCATTTACTTACATGTAAATTAAACATGTAGGCGTGGGAGGAGCTCTGCCCCTCCTCTTACACCTCCACGAAAAAAAAGTCTAACTTAAtccaatctttttttattaaattttttatagcatttaTAAGTATTTGTTTTTTGTCCGACGAGATACTATTAAAGATCGATGATCTTAAGGGATTTAACGTAACTAGAAAAAACCTTACTACTGGAAATAAGTAAATCATTcggctattattttattatcaataacatATAGATCTTTTATGTAGCTGTTttaagaataacaaaataaatgttttattgtactaaattacaattttgttatcGACAATGTTTGCACAAACATATGATTTGGTCTCGTCGGTGCCGTGTCCATTTTTAATCTCGTCAGTGGTCTGATATAGGTGAACATGCGTAAGAATTTACACATGTGTAAGGATAACACACATGCTATATGACGCGTACAATAAAGAagcaaattaattcaattctGAGTACGATCGCGCGCGTGACattctttttatgtaattgaTTACAAAAGAACGCACAGTATACGCACACAGATAGTCGTCACACCTTCGTAACAACGTAACGATTGTAGGCTTGGCAATAAGAGATTATCCGCACAATACGGAGACAGTAAATAGTGACAGAACATTGCTACGTCATGGAATTTCATTGACAcgcaaaagataaaaaaattactttaaggTACAATCCTGCGTGaataaagaaaggaaaatGAAAGTAAAAAGCAAATGAATGTACGCATTGGTTACAGATCGCAGGCACTATTGAGAACGCAtgaattatgtacatacatatatgtaatgtgtGTAATAACatgaacaataattatttatactcaAACAGCACacaatattacgataaatgtttataaatatttttactatttatttttttgaaattatattatatatctatattatgtatctaaatattatatatatatatatatttttttttatatatgtatgtatgtatatatgtatgtacatatattttttagaatatttaaataaatattataaatattttgtgtatatattttgtatatataaatattatatgctgTTTGGGTATGTgttgtaatctttttataattttatttaaaattttatatacatatatataaattatatataaaagatacgtTACTTatacgtttagaaaaaattaacgttaaaatatataagattaacaATTATTCGACTACAGCAATAACTCACGCTCGTGTCGATATTGGGAATATTCTACTGATATTTTCCGAGCACCGAATATTGCCTGATTGAAATGGCTTCTTGGACCGACGTCCGACCGCGAACGAGATCAAAATTAACTCGGCTGTGTTTGCGCCATATACACGCGTCAGTCACGTACCGGATATTAATTCGCGTCCTGTCGCTATCAATTTCCTCTCAATGTTTATcaattatcaaatttctttGCTATAAGCGTTGGATCAAGTGGCGcttgtgaaaatatttaacgaatCAATTAACCCATTTTGACCTAAAACTCGATCTAGAAACGCTTAACCCTTGGTAAACCATAATTAATCTCTCGATTATAATTACGTAatcataaatcaaatataaataattggttataataaaaatggtaataataaaaaaaattgattataataaaaatgaggATTTGACTAATCATCCATGAGATATTCTAATGTGCGATTCAACTAGAGCACATTTTAAGAATACttcttattcttaaaatatgctCTAGTTGAATCGCACATTAGAATATCTCATGGATGATTAGTCAAATcctcatttttattataatcaattttttgttattaccATCTTTATATTCGGCAACTTACCCAAATGTCCACCAAATGTCGAAGCACATCACATTTAGCCAGAAGAAGCTCGCCAAAAATGAGAAGTGGATGACGAaggctaaaataaataaataaacagtatTTTAACTATTTAGCATTAAGAATTCAATGTAAACAATGATTAAATGTTTAGTGTAAAAAActacaaaaaaatgataatcaaTTTGTGCTtagaaaaagtttttgttattttttattaaactattattagcttatattattcattattatacaaaaattatatgttaaaagagagctacaaaattttgttattaatatcaataaatttccttaataattttaaattatttttaattatctgtattttttgtaattaatttataaaaagtaattatttaaaataccaaaatttaatatttgcttgTCATTACTATGTAAAAAGCTTCCTTTACACTTAAATATCTcctgaataatataaagttgttttaattttgtaattgttttctatcatatgtatatgtataatagaatgtactatatgtataatagactACTTAATTATAACAGTATAGAGtaatatacattaatcttatatcaatttatgttACATTAAAGCTTAATTTccagaaaatttagataacaagataaaaatattaatccaaATAAATCCAAATTGATTAtgcattataaatacataaataaattaaaattttttccattatttatctgctaattttcaagattgcaataatttatgtagTTGGTggaagagaaagggagagagaggggaagagagggagagaaaggggggggagagggagagagagagcaatcGATAAGTCCCTAAACGTGTATGCTGCTGTGTTATATAATTTGGGTATGCTGTACCCAGCATAATGCAGGTGGAATACGTTATAGCATCTGGTTGAGTGAGCTGGAGCACTACGAGGACCATGTACGCGACGAACAACGATCCAACGTATCCGCGTAGTGTGTAGCCGTGCATGTTGTTAAGTTCTGGCAGTATAGAGTACACCACAAACGTTGCCAGTAGAAACGGCAAGGACACTATAAGGCCTATGGGTGTACCATTTAGTTGATTTACATCAGGTATTGTCTCGTTTTCGAAGCAGACGGTCACCTCGAACTTGTCTCCTCCTTGCACAACGGCAAGGCAATAGGATGTCGATTGAACGAATTCGTCGTGATGCGGTTTGTACAGAGAGCCATTGATGAGAAACATGTACTCATCGTCCGGATATTCGTCGGGATCAAGCAAAAAACGTTCAGTCTCCTTGCATGGATCGTGAACGATCAGTTGAAATATTTCGTCCAATTTTTTACCCTCGCTTTGTAGCAAATTACTTGTTGCGTAACTATATACATCTGGAAAAGGATAATTATCCTTTCCAGAGATACATTTCTCCCTAATCAAACGATCGCCGAGGGGGCAACAGAGTTGAATGCAGGTGATATTATCGCACGTTTCATATGGAAAACTATTGTCTTTAGTGTCATTtctattgaatttttcatgGAATTCATATGATGTCGAGTTGTTTTTTCTTTCGGTTTGTGTCAAGTTTCCATGAGGTTCATACGAGAAGTTGTTTTTGTCTTCGATTTTCGCAAAGTTTCTATAAATTGACATGATGGAGTTGTTCTTGTTGtcgattttattgttagtagaATTTACGCGAAACTCTATCAACATTTGATTGTTTTCCTTCTGATCCTTTATAGAATGCATACGAAATTTATATCGCGTTGAATTATCATCTTTGCGGTAGTTAGTTGGATTAATATGGAATTTATATTGCGTATCATCATTATTCTTAGTGGAATTTTCGCGCAAATTATGTTGCAACAACTCTACCTTATCTTCATGATTCCTTGTAaagtttgtattataaaattcgtaTTGCAGCATcaaattatcattttgttCATCGCTTGTAGAATTTTGTTGAAGTTGTAAGGATGAAACGATGAGCAAAATCATGCAACACCAAAATGCGAAACTTCGTTTATACATTGTCCACTTGTTGAtgcatcaaatttattaatccttGACTTGGTTGGTTTTTCTTTACAACTTTGTTAGGTGTCCAGCAACCGCAACGATATCGCAGACTACGGAAACGAGAATACGCGTGATATAATCAGTCTGTAATGCTTTGACTGCAGCAGAGACACTTTTATCTCAGGAAAGACTTTTTGACTTTGACAAACGCGCAAGTGCACGTTAGAGAGACACATAGCTAAGAAGCCATCTCGATAAGAGATAGATCCTCGATCGGCCGGGAATGATGAGAGAACGACAAAAGAAGATGTTAAAATCCTTTTCTCTCATAGTTTCTCATAGAGTTTCATAGTTTAATTTGCAggatattgatttatataatgaaaataatacaatgtaaGTGCTTGTTTCAATTTGTTTTCACAAATCGTCTTATAAACCGAGATAAGTCATTGGGTtgagttctatataaaatgttttttatattttctactttcaatatttttaaaaaattctgagagaagagtaaaataattaaatataagtgaACCAATCGAGTTTATCGTCATACAGTttcaattatcattattattattatatatatatatatatatatatatatatatatatatatatatataggcataggtgtattatatataggtttcaaattttatataaatacttgaaaaatcatattaaattaatccatatatttattttctatattagtTGAATAAAACAAgcaaatagttaattaaatgcaaatatacaaagcagtataataaaaagaagcaAACTAAGAAAAAGTAATACTTCAATGACGTATTTTCTAATcctgtaataaattatataatccaagcatttattttttgaaagtcATTGTTCAAGTATGTGTATAcctattatatgatattacgAAATACTAGAAAAATTGTGATTGACATacatcgtaaaatataaataaattggtGTGAATAGTgctttaattaacatataataacttttttaaaagtcaacatttatatattttcagaaaagtAGAGAGATGTGCTTGTGAGAACTGGTTTAGAAAGTTGTCGCGCGCTcatattaaatctttcttcAATCTGCAAGATTTCTATGAAGAAAACTACGTTTCATTCGGTAATACTATTTCTAGGATActctatgtataatataaaataatttaagagacAAGAAAAGCCAACATTAACATTCAAGAATTGGTAGCGATGTTTAATGCGGAGATTTTCGTCGTGCAGTAGTGATCTCATCTCAAAAAACATGATTCTTTTTGCGTTAACATAGCAACACAAATTAACAAGAGAAATCACATCATTCTGTAGATATACCGAGTGTAATGCAGACGCCGGTTAGGATTTGCTCCTGTGGTGTCAGTTGTAATATTCCCACTACACTGTACGCCATCGCCAAACAACCGACATATCCACGTAATGTTAGGCCATGCAAGTTTTTCAGGTC from Anoplolepis gracilipes chromosome 6, ASM4749672v1, whole genome shotgun sequence harbors:
- the LOC140666721 gene encoding G-protein coupled receptor Mth2-like isoform X1, whose product is MYKRSFAFWCCMILLIVSSLQLQQNSTSDEQNDNLMLQYEFYNTNFTRNHEDKVELLQHNLRENSTKNNDDTQYKFHINPTNYRKDDNSTRYKFRMHSIKDQKENNQMLIEFRVNSTNNKIDNKNNSIMSIYRNFAKIEDKNNFSYEPHGNLTQTERKNNSTSYEFHEKFNRNDTKDNSFPYETCDNITCIQLCCPLGDRLIREKCISGKDNYPFPDVYSYATSNLLQSEGKKLDEIFQLIVHDPCKETERFLLDPDEYPDDEYMFLINGSLYKPHHDEFVQSTSYCLAVVQGGDKFEVTVCFENETIPDVNQLNGTPIGLIVSLPFLLATFVVYSILPELNNMHGYTLRGYVGSLFVAYMVLVVLQLTQPDAITYSTCIMLAFVIHFSFLASFFWLNVMCFDIWWTFGGFRSLQGSVKQREKKKFIIYSIYAWGSASILTIVCAIMDFVPSVPKDFIRPEFGVVRCWFTTDAARALYFYGPMSITVVCNICLFISTALKIVRHKKDTAHHLRSSESRRHDDNKQWFNLYLKLFIVMGINWSMEIVSWLFKSAPKYVWYLTDLTNTLQGLIIFIIFVWKKKIKRLLLKRFGCQNRDLFSRNSTRSGCHSSASRTCTTTMSGVMPLQEKISPYVQANYRAKNSCDEADP